The following are from one region of the Aquirufa lenticrescens genome:
- a CDS encoding S9 family peptidase, translated as MKKLLLILSCFLAFSLSIHAQKSMSHEIMIKLKKVGAPKISPDGRHVIYSRIETSYNLDEQTADLWIASTDGSSEPRKLTNSKGGEDNYQWSAASDKIYFIAKRDGDEAPQLYVLPLSGGEAQRLTTLSTGVSDVKFSSDGSRIIFSSRVFPTAFTDSASKKLAEEKKKIKTKARVYQSFPVRFWDSWLDEKQGHIFTMDLKSGSKPLNLMANISLVNSPGFRLGSYNFSADGKSVVFTATTEYNTTAYQSAKSNIYSVSLSGGKEVVLVNDETDYSTAEFTEDGKYLIASGSAIGNKLYYLNRIYRFDASSLSAKKELAATLDRPINDMEIAGSSIFASIEDQGVDRIVEISVTDGSVKPVLGAETGSYAGLSLSTNTRVFAYQYQNVATPPEVWVSANGSLKAISKANEAVLAGLDLHKPEVIWTKSSRGKMIRSVVLKPTGFDASKKYPLFVLMHGGPASSFKDVFGYRWNPYILGSAGYVIVMTDYTGSVGYGEKFAQDIQFDPFKGPGQEIQEAAADAIKRFSYIDGTKQAAGGASYGGHLANWMQATTSHYKCLISHAGLVNSEAQWGTSDVIWGRELMNGGAPWVPTKTWKEQNPMRFAANFKTPMLLTVGENDYRVPINNTLENWSIHQRLQIPSKLIVFPGENHWILNPDNSKFHYSEIQGWLAKYLK; from the coding sequence ATGAAAAAATTGTTACTAATCCTGTCCTGCTTTTTAGCATTTAGCCTCTCTATCCACGCTCAAAAGTCCATGTCACATGAGATCATGATCAAGCTGAAGAAAGTAGGTGCCCCTAAAATTTCCCCAGATGGCCGCCATGTCATCTATTCCCGCATCGAAACATCTTATAATCTAGATGAGCAAACTGCTGATCTTTGGATAGCTTCTACGGATGGATCTTCAGAGCCTAGAAAATTAACTAATTCAAAGGGAGGCGAGGACAATTACCAATGGTCCGCTGCTTCAGATAAGATTTATTTCATTGCTAAACGAGACGGCGACGAAGCCCCTCAACTTTACGTTTTACCGCTTTCGGGGGGAGAGGCCCAACGTTTAACCACACTTTCTACCGGGGTAAGTGACGTTAAATTCTCATCAGACGGCTCACGCATTATTTTCTCCAGCCGCGTTTTCCCTACCGCTTTCACGGACTCTGCTAGTAAGAAATTAGCGGAGGAAAAGAAGAAAATTAAAACCAAAGCACGTGTCTATCAATCTTTCCCGGTTCGGTTTTGGGACTCTTGGTTAGATGAGAAACAAGGGCACATCTTCACGATGGACCTAAAGTCAGGTTCAAAGCCTCTGAATTTAATGGCGAACATATCACTTGTAAATTCTCCAGGTTTCCGTTTAGGTTCTTATAACTTCAGTGCTGATGGTAAATCAGTGGTGTTTACAGCGACTACGGAATACAACACAACTGCGTATCAATCAGCAAAATCAAATATCTATTCGGTGAGTTTATCTGGCGGCAAAGAAGTCGTACTCGTGAACGATGAGACGGATTACTCCACCGCTGAATTTACGGAGGATGGGAAATACCTGATTGCATCGGGTTCTGCCATCGGAAATAAATTGTATTACCTGAATCGAATTTACCGCTTTGATGCGTCTTCTTTGTCAGCCAAAAAAGAGCTAGCCGCCACTCTCGATCGTCCCATCAATGATATGGAAATAGCTGGTTCCTCCATCTTCGCTAGTATCGAAGACCAAGGGGTGGATCGAATCGTTGAGATTTCAGTGACCGATGGTTCAGTTAAACCTGTTTTAGGAGCAGAAACGGGTTCTTATGCAGGTCTAAGTTTGTCTACTAATACGCGTGTTTTTGCGTATCAATACCAAAACGTGGCGACTCCGCCAGAGGTTTGGGTCTCGGCAAATGGTTCATTGAAAGCCATTTCAAAAGCAAATGAGGCTGTTTTAGCAGGATTGGATTTGCATAAACCGGAGGTGATTTGGACTAAATCGTCCAGAGGTAAAATGATTCGTTCGGTGGTGTTAAAGCCGACTGGTTTCGATGCTTCAAAGAAATATCCACTCTTTGTTTTAATGCACGGTGGTCCAGCTAGTTCGTTCAAAGATGTGTTTGGATACCGTTGGAATCCCTATATTTTAGGATCAGCGGGCTATGTAATCGTGATGACAGATTATACAGGATCGGTAGGGTATGGCGAGAAATTCGCGCAAGATATTCAGTTTGACCCATTCAAAGGTCCAGGACAAGAAATCCAAGAAGCAGCGGCCGATGCCATTAAACGCTTCTCATATATCGATGGCACTAAACAAGCCGCTGGCGGAGCATCCTATGGAGGTCACTTGGCCAATTGGATGCAAGCGACTACTTCACATTACAAATGTTTGATCTCACACGCTGGTTTAGTGAACTCGGAGGCGCAATGGGGAACTTCGGATGTGATTTGGGGTAGAGAATTGATGAATGGAGGAGCACCTTGGGTACCTACTAAAACCTGGAAGGAACAAAATCCGATGCGCTTCGCAGCGAACTTCAAAACTCCGATGTTACTAACGGTAGGCGAAAACGATTACCGTGTCCCTATTAATAATACGTTGGAAAACTGGAGCATTCATCAACGTCTTCAAATTCCAAGCAAGTTAATTGTCTTCCCTGGCGAAAACCACTGGATCCTAAATCCAGATAACTCGAAGTTCCACTATTCGGAAATTCAAGGTTGGTTAGCGAAGTATTTAAAGTAG
- a CDS encoding Gfo/Idh/MocA family protein, producing the protein MKNIRVLVVGCGNMGASHAKAYQNVAGFEICGLVSPGNSKEALNKALGGGQKLYSDYYTALADSKPDAVCISTYPDTHEAYAIAALEAGCHVFLEKPIADSLAGAIRVAEAVKKSGKKLVVGYILRHHPSWIKFIEIAKTMGKPLVMRMNLNQQSHGYMWDVHRNLMKSLSPIVDCGVHYIDVMCQMTRSKPMRVSAIGARMTEDIPAGNYNYGQLQIHFEDGSVGWYEAGWGPMISQNAYFVKDVFGPKGSVSIVAKNAGGEGKSDDVESHTKTESLRVHHAEIDSKNEFTKEDEWVNLTDEPDHQGLCDREQAYFLQAINENIDLTDHVEDAVNSLRIAFACDESVRTGEMMRL; encoded by the coding sequence ATGAAAAATATACGCGTGCTCGTGGTGGGTTGCGGAAACATGGGAGCCTCTCATGCGAAAGCCTACCAGAATGTAGCCGGATTCGAAATCTGTGGACTTGTTTCCCCGGGAAATAGCAAAGAAGCATTAAATAAAGCATTAGGTGGGGGCCAAAAGCTTTACAGCGACTATTACACCGCCCTTGCGGACTCTAAGCCAGATGCAGTTTGCATCTCCACTTACCCAGATACCCACGAAGCCTATGCCATCGCCGCATTAGAAGCAGGTTGCCACGTTTTCTTAGAGAAACCGATAGCGGATTCGTTAGCGGGTGCTATTCGGGTAGCGGAAGCTGTAAAGAAAAGTGGCAAAAAACTCGTAGTGGGCTATATTTTACGCCATCATCCGTCTTGGATTAAGTTTATCGAGATTGCGAAGACAATGGGAAAACCGTTGGTCATGCGCATGAACTTAAATCAACAATCCCACGGCTACATGTGGGATGTGCACCGTAATTTGATGAAATCGCTAAGCCCTATCGTTGATTGTGGGGTGCACTATATAGATGTGATGTGCCAAATGACGCGATCGAAACCTATGCGTGTTTCGGCCATAGGCGCGCGAATGACAGAAGATATTCCGGCAGGCAATTATAACTACGGTCAATTACAAATTCACTTTGAAGATGGATCCGTGGGTTGGTACGAGGCAGGCTGGGGTCCGATGATCTCTCAGAATGCGTATTTTGTGAAAGATGTGTTTGGGCCCAAAGGTTCCGTTTCCATCGTCGCAAAAAATGCAGGCGGTGAGGGCAAATCCGATGATGTAGAATCACACACGAAAACAGAATCCCTTCGTGTACACCATGCAGAAATTGATTCAAAAAACGAATTTACAAAGGAAGACGAATGGGTTAACCTAACAGATGAACCAGACCACCAAGGTCTTTGCGATCGCGAGCAAGCCTATTTCCTGCAGGCTATCAACGAAAACATCGACCTGACGGATCACGTGGAGGATGCCGTAAACAGCTTACGCATCGCTTTTGCTTGTGATGAGTCGGTGAGGACTGGGGAGATGATGAGGCTGTAA
- a CDS encoding alpha/beta hydrolase fold domain-containing protein, with the protein MIRIIESSPLQIMRYILIFLLLGSLRLSAQNKSGITGKPDTSFTNYSALRMVSKQDPSIRLADYQSAKVKVQSSVYKVIGSRKLVVDEYAVSSTRKLPSLVFFHGGGWRTGHRSQHIPLAKALADCGYRVFLVEYRLSTEALYPAAMLDAQTALQWVSKRKNVGEIYVGGYSAGGQMAALLGSVQDENTYGKGVKLAGAIDIDGILAFIHPESGEGDDSKRISAATHYFGYNKVEGEAIWKGASALSHVTKGDPPVLFLNSSDERMHAGRDDFRQKMAGLGIHTEFHTFENSHHTFVLMNHWFNQVVDRMDRFMRKRLVVGTDFKTIQSAVDVARPGQEIFIKNGNYQEKVFIDSLKHNLSFVGESRDGVVLRETIARDIWRCSNPDDYGAGVLNIKGHDLSFRNMTIVNEYGFTATKDVTIPCLNEAGKETTTTVQKYALPREKGEKEGEKIVRVDGHQFAVRTMPGATRLSFEQCTIRSGGGDTVSPWDVNAGMYYLNDCLIEGGVDLYCPRGYALAENCTFVCHNTSAAIWHDGSGEVGAKTVLKNCRFIGDPGYKLGRYHREAQFYLLNCSFDRNIADAPIYQSGDRVLNWGHRVYYMDCHKDGGDFAWHKNNSPVKASELTFKTIFGEKWKK; encoded by the coding sequence ATGATTAGAATAATCGAATCTTCGCCTTTACAAATTATGCGCTACATCCTTATTTTCTTGCTATTAGGTTCCTTGAGACTTTCTGCTCAAAACAAATCAGGTATCACAGGTAAACCTGATACGTCCTTTACGAATTATTCAGCTTTGAGGATGGTTTCCAAACAGGATCCTTCCATTCGCCTAGCGGATTATCAAAGTGCAAAGGTCAAAGTGCAAAGTTCAGTGTACAAAGTGATAGGATCAAGGAAACTAGTGGTGGATGAATATGCGGTCTCTTCCACTCGCAAGCTGCCTAGTCTCGTATTTTTCCATGGTGGAGGCTGGAGAACGGGTCATCGTTCTCAGCATATTCCTTTAGCAAAAGCCTTAGCAGATTGTGGATACCGGGTCTTTTTAGTAGAATACCGTTTATCCACGGAGGCTTTATATCCTGCGGCGATGCTAGACGCACAAACAGCCTTGCAATGGGTTTCGAAACGTAAAAATGTAGGCGAAATCTATGTGGGTGGTTATTCAGCTGGGGGCCAAATGGCTGCGCTCCTTGGTTCCGTTCAAGATGAAAATACCTATGGAAAAGGAGTCAAATTAGCCGGGGCCATTGATATCGATGGGATATTGGCCTTTATTCACCCGGAGTCAGGAGAGGGAGATGATAGCAAACGTATCTCAGCGGCGACTCATTATTTTGGGTATAATAAGGTAGAGGGCGAGGCAATCTGGAAGGGGGCTTCCGCTTTGAGTCATGTGACGAAAGGCGATCCGCCGGTATTATTCTTAAATTCTAGTGATGAGCGGATGCACGCAGGGCGTGACGATTTTAGGCAGAAAATGGCCGGTTTGGGAATACATACGGAGTTTCACACATTTGAAAATTCTCATCATACGTTCGTATTAATGAATCACTGGTTCAATCAGGTGGTGGACCGAATGGATCGTTTTATGCGCAAACGTTTAGTGGTGGGAACTGATTTCAAGACGATACAATCCGCAGTAGATGTGGCTCGTCCTGGTCAGGAGATTTTTATTAAAAATGGCAATTACCAAGAAAAGGTATTCATCGATTCATTGAAACACAATTTGTCTTTTGTAGGTGAAAGCAGGGATGGCGTCGTATTGCGGGAGACGATTGCGCGGGATATTTGGCGTTGTTCAAATCCTGATGATTATGGTGCGGGGGTTTTAAATATCAAAGGGCACGATTTGTCATTCCGGAATATGACCATTGTGAATGAATATGGATTCACGGCGACGAAGGATGTGACGATTCCCTGTTTGAACGAGGCGGGAAAGGAGACGACCACGACAGTTCAAAAATATGCTTTGCCAAGAGAAAAGGGAGAGAAAGAGGGAGAGAAGATTGTCCGTGTGGATGGACATCAATTTGCGGTTCGTACGATGCCTGGTGCCACCCGTTTGTCTTTCGAACAATGTACCATCCGATCAGGTGGCGGTGATACGGTAAGTCCTTGGGACGTGAATGCGGGAATGTATTATTTGAATGACTGTTTGATTGAAGGGGGAGTAGATTTGTATTGTCCGCGCGGCTATGCCTTGGCTGAGAATTGCACCTTTGTGTGCCATAATACGAGTGCGGCGATTTGGCACGATGGTTCAGGAGAAGTAGGGGCGAAGACCGTTTTGAAAAATTGTCGTTTTATTGGGGATCCGGGGTATAAATTAGGCCGATACCACCGCGAAGCACAATTTTATCTTTTGAACTGTTCTTTTGATAGAAATATAGCGGATGCACCTATCTACCAGTCAGGTGACCGAGTGCTCAACTGGGGCCATCGCGTGTATTATATGGATTGCCATAAGGATGGAGGCGACTTTGCTTGGCATAAAAATAATAGTCCAGTAAAGGCCAGCGAATTGACATTCAAGACGATTTTTGGAGAAAAATGGAAAAAATAA
- a CDS encoding sugar phosphate isomerase/epimerase family protein: MNSRRRFLQQSSAFLAASVLAPRFLSAQSFTNRPVGIQLFTFFGKFDQDVKGNLQKIAELGYTEIESAFSMLPGFYGMKGKEFMALNKDLGLNWVSHHVVGAPLKPRPGMDMSRFPKMINLRDDAQQAVDNVAEAGVKYLVCANTPIDTKDELAASVATLQKTAELAKKAGLTFCYHNHDAEFKVVDGQKAFDVFASQISADLLKFELDLGWASKAGVDPVELFKQHPGRFPLCHIKDFDSEFKNILPVGEGVVNYKRIFDAAKSGGLEHFFVEHDFPKDAFESLRISKKALDAIL, from the coding sequence ATGAACTCGAGAAGAAGATTTCTTCAGCAGTCTAGCGCTTTTCTGGCGGCTAGCGTTTTAGCACCTCGTTTCTTGTCTGCACAATCGTTTACCAATCGTCCGGTGGGTATTCAGTTGTTTACCTTTTTTGGGAAATTTGACCAAGATGTAAAAGGGAATTTGCAGAAGATTGCGGAACTAGGCTACACGGAGATTGAATCAGCTTTCTCGATGTTACCCGGTTTTTATGGGATGAAAGGCAAAGAGTTTATGGCCTTGAACAAGGATTTAGGCTTGAATTGGGTTTCACACCACGTGGTGGGAGCGCCCTTGAAACCTCGTCCAGGAATGGATATGTCGCGTTTCCCTAAGATGATTAATTTGCGCGATGATGCGCAGCAAGCGGTGGATAATGTAGCGGAGGCAGGTGTAAAATACTTAGTGTGTGCGAATACGCCAATAGACACGAAGGATGAATTGGCTGCCTCGGTAGCGACTTTACAGAAAACAGCAGAATTAGCGAAGAAAGCAGGACTTACGTTCTGTTATCATAACCACGATGCAGAATTTAAAGTCGTAGATGGCCAAAAAGCATTCGACGTATTTGCCTCTCAAATCTCAGCTGACTTATTGAAATTTGAATTGGATTTAGGATGGGCATCGAAAGCTGGGGTAGATCCAGTGGAGTTGTTCAAACAACATCCTGGCCGTTTCCCTTTATGTCATATCAAAGATTTCGACTCAGAATTTAAAAATATTCTCCCAGTGGGAGAGGGTGTAGTGAACTACAAGCGCATTTTTGATGCAGCTAAATCAGGAGGCCTAGAGCACTTCTTTGTAGAACACGATTTCCCGAAAGACGCTTTCGAAAGCCTTCGCATCAGTAAGAAGGCTTTGGACGCAATTTTATAA
- a CDS encoding alpha-amylase family glycosyl hydrolase, with product MYNSALQKQANALVKSHKIKDAGFQERLTANLDDIHNHFRAIYGDSPLFSDLIQTIFQAYTDRSPELKKRDEAKAKKEENWFLSQDLVGMSLYVDRFAGKITDLPAKLPYLEKLGVNFLHLMPLFKSPEGESDGGYAVEDFRVVEEKLGTIEDLREFQKALQQKDMYLMIDIVLNHTSHHHEWAKLAKAGIKEYQDYFYMYNDRRIPDAMEETMPEIFPESSPGSFTYDEKMDKWVMTVFHHYQWDLNYTNPKVFVEMLANVLYYANLGVDVVRIDAPAFIWKQMGTSCQNLPEAHQLLQLIKMCVEVATPGMAILGEAIVAPAQIMEYFGTGRFATHECDFAYNATQMAVQWDALATGDIRVMRTAQNELLRKPKGATWLTYTRCHDDIGLGYDDWMIQHAGFNPYDHRSYIKNYYSGGIESPAIGALFAVNPKTQDARLSGSLASLCGLEKAIVSKNPASIQTSIDKITIMQAQSLFVGGVPMLFYGDEAAYTNDYTYLQDPGKSYDNRWMHRPIIDWKKNAAVDKADSIENKVFSNLQKLIKLRKSLKVVADLKNIHWLEVHNNSIIGFERYLNGEKVYFLFNFSAQPQEVTYYMLGAYGERATVLKDLWTGKTVQIGMDHDHLAFAPYQFYVLK from the coding sequence GTGTACAATTCCGCTCTTCAAAAACAGGCGAATGCGCTTGTGAAATCACATAAAATTAAGGACGCTGGCTTTCAAGAACGTTTGACGGCTAATCTAGATGATATCCATAACCACTTTAGAGCGATTTATGGAGACAGTCCATTATTCTCGGATTTGATCCAAACTATTTTTCAAGCCTATACGGATCGCAGTCCGGAACTGAAAAAGCGGGATGAGGCGAAAGCGAAGAAAGAGGAGAATTGGTTTTTGAGCCAAGATCTAGTGGGAATGAGTTTATATGTGGATCGCTTCGCCGGAAAGATCACCGATTTACCCGCTAAGCTTCCCTATTTAGAGAAATTAGGCGTGAATTTTCTTCACTTAATGCCCTTGTTCAAAAGCCCCGAGGGCGAGAGTGATGGCGGTTATGCGGTGGAGGATTTCCGTGTGGTGGAGGAGAAATTAGGGACGATTGAAGATTTGCGCGAGTTCCAAAAGGCCCTGCAACAAAAAGACATGTACTTGATGATCGACATCGTGTTAAACCACACGTCGCATCACCATGAGTGGGCTAAACTAGCCAAAGCTGGCATCAAAGAATACCAAGACTATTTCTACATGTACAACGACCGTCGCATCCCAGATGCCATGGAGGAAACCATGCCGGAAATTTTCCCAGAAAGCTCTCCCGGAAGTTTTACATACGACGAAAAAATGGACAAATGGGTGATGACGGTTTTCCACCATTACCAATGGGATTTGAATTATACGAATCCCAAAGTCTTCGTGGAAATGCTTGCTAATGTTTTGTACTACGCGAACCTTGGAGTAGATGTTGTCCGCATCGATGCGCCGGCTTTCATTTGGAAACAAATGGGAACTTCGTGCCAAAACCTGCCGGAGGCTCATCAATTATTGCAATTAATCAAAATGTGTGTGGAAGTCGCTACACCAGGAATGGCTATTTTAGGTGAGGCGATTGTGGCTCCAGCTCAGATTATGGAATATTTTGGCACGGGACGTTTCGCGACACACGAATGTGATTTCGCATACAATGCCACTCAAATGGCCGTCCAATGGGATGCGCTAGCTACCGGCGATATCCGAGTGATGCGCACTGCACAGAATGAATTACTGCGTAAACCGAAAGGGGCCACTTGGTTAACCTACACCCGCTGCCACGATGATATCGGATTAGGTTATGATGATTGGATGATCCAACACGCTGGTTTTAATCCCTACGATCACCGTTCCTACATTAAAAACTATTATAGCGGTGGCATCGAATCCCCAGCCATTGGAGCCTTATTTGCAGTAAACCCGAAAACACAGGATGCGCGTCTTTCAGGTTCGTTAGCCTCCTTATGTGGTTTAGAGAAAGCAATCGTCTCTAAAAATCCTGCTTCAATCCAGACTTCTATCGATAAAATCACGATAATGCAAGCTCAAAGTCTATTTGTGGGCGGCGTGCCGATGTTATTTTATGGAGATGAAGCCGCTTATACGAATGATTATACCTATTTACAAGATCCAGGCAAATCATATGATAACCGTTGGATGCACCGCCCGATCATTGATTGGAAGAAGAATGCGGCGGTAGATAAAGCGGATTCCATCGAAAATAAGGTATTCTCGAATCTACAAAAATTGATCAAGCTGCGTAAATCACTTAAAGTGGTAGCTGATTTGAAAAATATTCACTGGTTAGAGGTGCACAATAATTCGATCATCGGTTTTGAGCGCTACCTCAATGGAGAGAAAGTCTATTTCTTATTCAACTTTAGTGCGCAGCCACAAGAGGTAACCTATTATATGTTAGGTGCCTATGGAGAAAGGGCGACAGTTCTGAAAGACCTGTGGACAGGCAAAACGGTTCAGATCGGGATGGATCATGATCATTTAGCTTTCGCACCGTACCAATTTTATGTCTTAAAATAA
- a CDS encoding carbohydrate kinase family protein has translation MSVICIGEALIDMICTDKGSSLSDGQNFLKKPGGAPTNVAAAIGALGGEVSLSAKVGNDPFGRQMISVMQDFNVNTTHVHLDSKTFTTFAFVSLMLDGERDFVFNRGADAELTEAEVEAIDLTGVNIVHFGSATAFLSGPLNAAYYSLKDRSKKDGKIISFDPNYRHLLFGDKIPSFIKQSMIFLKEADFTKLSDEEAMLITETESLEEATEALLDICPGVFAITLGKEGTLLGFAGKTYIIPSIPVKPVDTTGAGDAFVGAVLYQLDGLNIQDLDFAAWKKIVENANKAGARTCEYLGAMEAFKNLNNSIFN, from the coding sequence ATGAGTGTCATTTGTATAGGCGAAGCCTTGATTGATATGATTTGTACTGACAAAGGTTCTAGCCTGTCAGACGGTCAAAATTTCTTAAAGAAACCTGGAGGAGCTCCCACAAACGTAGCAGCAGCCATCGGCGCCTTGGGCGGCGAGGTGAGCTTGAGTGCGAAAGTGGGCAATGATCCTTTTGGACGCCAAATGATCTCCGTGATGCAAGATTTCAACGTGAACACAACACACGTTCACTTGGACTCGAAAACGTTCACGACTTTTGCCTTCGTCTCCTTGATGTTAGATGGAGAACGTGATTTCGTTTTTAACCGTGGCGCAGATGCAGAACTAACGGAAGCAGAAGTAGAAGCAATTGATTTAACTGGAGTTAACATCGTTCACTTCGGCTCGGCAACTGCTTTCTTATCAGGACCTTTAAATGCGGCCTATTATTCCTTGAAAGACCGGTCGAAAAAAGACGGCAAAATCATCAGTTTTGACCCGAATTACCGCCATTTATTGTTTGGCGATAAAATACCGTCCTTCATTAAGCAAAGTATGATTTTCTTGAAAGAAGCTGATTTCACCAAACTTTCGGATGAAGAAGCGATGTTAATCACGGAAACGGAATCCTTAGAAGAGGCGACTGAAGCCTTATTAGATATCTGTCCAGGTGTATTCGCGATTACCTTAGGGAAAGAGGGGACTTTATTGGGATTTGCAGGTAAAACCTACATCATACCTAGTATTCCGGTGAAGCCAGTTGATACAACCGGTGCTGGAGACGCCTTTGTAGGTGCGGTGCTTTATCAATTAGATGGATTAAACATCCAAGACCTTGATTTTGCTGCATGGAAAAAGATTGTAGAAAACGCGAATAAGGCCGGTGCGAGAACCTGTGAATACCTAGGGGCCATGGAAGCCTTCAAGAACTTAAATAATAGTATTTTTAATTAA
- a CDS encoding MFS transporter, giving the protein MSLRKPSLSFSQIVNMNVGFFGIQYSFGLQQSAVNPIYDFLGASPDEIPLLNLAGPVTGLLIQPFIGAMSDSTWHPKWGRRKPYFFIGALLCSICLLLYPFSSSLWMAASLLWILDAGNNTAMEPYRAFVADKLNDDQQPTGFQMQSFFTGFGQTLANLSLFIFPMIFIGKTGSLPTWVYASFFLGAVCSIGSIWWSMHTTTEIEPTAEELAEIRSRKTNILESIFEIFHAIGEMPKVMWQLALVYLFQWYALFCYWQNSSKSIALSVWNATPKDNPELYEEAVSWTGLVNGWYNIVTFLSALALAGFAKKYGAKSVHMICLILAAAGFLAFPHIENKNLLFFAISGFGIGWASMMGIPYLLVVSDIPKERYGVYMGIINMMIVIPMILQNLSFGFILKHYLDNDPRNAITFAGALLAIAALATAFIKPSPSKQSA; this is encoded by the coding sequence ATGTCCTTACGGAAACCCTCTTTAAGTTTTAGCCAGATCGTCAACATGAACGTTGGCTTTTTTGGTATTCAATATAGTTTCGGATTGCAGCAAAGTGCAGTGAATCCTATCTACGATTTCCTAGGTGCGAGTCCTGACGAAATACCCTTATTAAACCTGGCTGGCCCAGTAACGGGTTTATTGATACAACCTTTCATCGGTGCGATGAGTGATAGCACCTGGCATCCAAAGTGGGGACGTCGCAAGCCCTATTTCTTTATAGGTGCACTTCTATGCAGCATTTGCCTTTTACTCTATCCATTCTCGTCCTCTTTGTGGATGGCTGCCAGTTTATTGTGGATCTTGGATGCGGGAAATAATACGGCGATGGAGCCTTACCGTGCTTTTGTCGCTGATAAATTAAATGACGATCAACAGCCGACAGGCTTTCAGATGCAGAGTTTTTTTACTGGTTTTGGCCAAACCTTAGCCAACCTATCCCTCTTCATCTTCCCCATGATCTTCATAGGCAAGACCGGATCTTTACCAACCTGGGTATATGCTTCTTTCTTCTTGGGGGCAGTTTGTTCGATCGGATCCATCTGGTGGAGTATGCACACAACGACGGAAATTGAACCGACAGCGGAGGAATTAGCAGAAATTCGATCGCGCAAAACGAACATATTAGAATCCATATTCGAAATCTTCCACGCGATAGGTGAAATGCCTAAAGTGATGTGGCAATTAGCGTTAGTGTACTTATTCCAGTGGTACGCCTTGTTTTGTTATTGGCAAAATTCCTCTAAAAGTATCGCGCTTTCTGTTTGGAATGCGACACCGAAGGACAATCCGGAATTGTACGAAGAAGCTGTTTCCTGGACCGGCTTAGTGAATGGTTGGTATAATATCGTTACTTTCTTATCGGCTTTAGCTTTAGCTGGTTTTGCAAAAAAATATGGTGCCAAATCCGTGCATATGATCTGCCTCATTTTAGCCGCTGCGGGTTTCCTCGCTTTCCCTCACATCGAGAATAAAAACCTTTTATTCTTCGCGATTTCCGGCTTTGGAATTGGTTGGGCAAGTATGATGGGAATCCCTTATCTACTGGTGGTTAGCGATATTCCTAAGGAACGTTACGGTGTCTATATGGGCATCATCAATATGATGATTGTAATCCCGATGATTCTACAAAATCTATCATTTGGCTTTATTTTAAAGCATTATTTAGACAACGATCCCAGAAATGCGATTACCTTTGCAGGAGCATTATTAGCCATTGCAGCCCTAGCGACTGCCTTTATTAAACCATCCCCATCTAAACAATCCGCATGA
- a CDS encoding SDR family oxidoreductase, whose amino-acid sequence MSNSLPTAIITGASRGIGRALALLLAKNNFQLSLVARNKGELKDLAAEITEIGHRPLYFDGDVSDEAFVSDAVEKTVHTFGHIDFVINNAGIGAFGPTESYSATQWDQVFDTNVKGTFLFCQKALPHLKSAKKGHLITIASDVAKRVFDGGSLYCASKYAQHAFTEALRKEVRRDGIKVSTIYSGLVDSHFHADPAGDPSHDGWLSPEDMANSIYYVMNQPAHVVIDELMIHPLNQEY is encoded by the coding sequence ATGTCAAATTCACTTCCCACTGCCATCATTACCGGAGCCTCTCGAGGAATAGGCAGAGCCCTTGCCCTATTACTAGCAAAAAACAACTTCCAATTAAGTTTGGTGGCACGCAATAAAGGGGAATTGAAAGACCTGGCGGCAGAAATTACCGAGATAGGACATCGTCCACTTTATTTCGATGGAGATGTATCCGATGAGGCTTTTGTCTCGGATGCGGTGGAAAAAACGGTACACACCTTTGGACATATTGATTTTGTGATTAATAATGCGGGGATTGGGGCTTTTGGCCCTACCGAATCCTATTCTGCGACACAGTGGGATCAGGTGTTTGATACGAATGTAAAAGGGACTTTTTTATTTTGCCAAAAAGCCCTACCACACCTAAAATCCGCTAAAAAAGGCCACCTCATCACGATTGCCTCTGATGTAGCAAAACGCGTTTTCGATGGTGGATCGCTTTATTGTGCTTCTAAATATGCACAGCACGCGTTCACAGAAGCCCTTAGAAAAGAGGTGAGACGAGACGGCATCAAAGTAAGCACGATCTATTCTGGATTAGTAGATTCTCATTTTCATGCGGATCCTGCCGGGGATCCATCGCATGATGGCTGGTTGAGCCCAGAAGATATGGCGAATAGCATCTATTATGTGATGAATCAACCGGCGCACGTGGTGATCGATGAATTGATGATTCACCCCCTAAATCAAGAATATTAA